From Scomber scombrus chromosome 13, fScoSco1.1, whole genome shotgun sequence, a single genomic window includes:
- the sucla2 gene encoding succinate--CoA ligase [ADP-forming] subunit beta, mitochondrial — translation MRVHYSALEGDMATSLICGRLTASLRNSGARNTISSASKVLGGSSGLFGGHVSQLLPPHQQQQQRNLSLHEYMSIGLLKDAGIAVPAGMVASSSDEAYAVAKQIGTKDLVVKAQVLAGGRGKGTFEGGLKGGVRIVYSPEEARDISSQMIGRKLYTKQTGEAGRICNQVFICERRYPRREYYFAITMERSFQGPVLIGSSQGGVNIEDVAAENPDAIVKEPIDIVEGIKIEQAIKVAQKMGFPAALINEAAENMVKLYNVFMKYDASMLEINPMVEDSSGMVMCMDAKINFDSNAEYRQKKVFDMQDWTQEDPRDRQAAKADLNYIGLDGTIGCLVNGAGLAMATMDIIKLHGGTPANFLDVGGGATAHQVTEAFKLITSDRKVQAILVNIFGGIMRCDVIAQGIIMAVLDLDLKIPIVVRLQGTRVDDAKALIAASPLKILACDDLDEAAKMVVKLSEIVSLAKEAQVDITFQLPI, via the exons ATGCGCGTTCATTACTCTGCTTTAGAGGGAGACATGGCGACGTCCCTGATCTGCGGCCGTTTGACGGCTAGCCTGAGAAATTCAGGGGCCAGAAACACTATCAGCTCCGCTTCCAAG GTTCTCGGTGGGTCTTCTGGTCTTTTTGGAGGCCATGTGTCCCAGCTGCTGCCCccccaccagcagcagcagcagaggaaccTCTCTCTACATGAGTACATGAGCATTGGTCTGCTGAAAGACGCCGGTATTGCTGTGCCAGCTGGCATGGTGGCCAGCTCCTCAGATGAGGCCTACGCTGTGGCCAAGCAGATAG gTACCAAGGACCTGGTGGTAAAGGCTCAGGTGCTGGCTGGTGGCAGAGGGAAGGGGACGTTTGAGGGCGGACTGAAGGGAGGAGTGAGGATCGTCTACTC GCCAGAAGAGGCCCGAGACATTTCATCCCAGATGATTGGTCGAAAGCTGTACACCAAGCAGACCGGAGAGGCGGGTCGTATCTGCAACCAGGTGTTTATCTGCGAGCGCAGGTACCCACGCAGAGAGTACTACTTCGCCATTACTATGGAGAGGTCCTTTCAG GGCCCCGTGCTGATTGGCAGCTCGCAGGGGGGCGTGAACATTGAAGATGTTGCAGCGGAAAATCCAGACGCCATTGTGAAGGAGCCAATCGACATTGTGGAGGGCATCAAGATAGAGCAGGCTATCAAG GTGGCTCAGAAGATGGGCTTCCCAGCTGCACTGATCAACGAGGCAGCAGAGAATATGGTCAAACTGTACAATGTGTTCATGAAGTACGATGCCTCCATGCTCGAGATCAACCCCATGGTGGAGGACTCATCAGGCATGg TGATGTGCATGGACGCCAAGATCAACTTTGACTCCAACGCAGAGTACCGCCAGAAGAAGGTGTTTGATATGCAGGACTGGACCCAGGAGGACCCCCGGGACCGGCAGGCTGCCAAGGCTGACCTCAACTACATCGGCCTGGATGGAACCATCGGCTGCCTGG TAAATGGAGCAGGTTTGGCTATGGCCACCATGGACATTATCAAGCTGCACGGTGGCACGCCAGCCAACTTCCTGGATGTAGGAGGAGGAGCCACAGCCCATCAGGTGACTGAGGCCTTCAAACTCATCACCTCTGACAGGAAG GTTCAGGCCATCCTGGTCAACATCTTCGGAGGCATCATGAGGTGTGATGTCATTGCCCAGGGTATCATCATGGCAGTGCTAGACCTGGACCTCAAAATCCCCATTGTAGTGCGGTTACAag ggaCAAGAGTGGATGATGCCAAAGCTCTGATAGCTGCCAGTCCACTGAAAATCCTGGCCTGTGATGACCTGGATGAAGCCGCCAAAAtg